In Bactrocera oleae isolate idBacOlea1 chromosome 3, idBacOlea1, whole genome shotgun sequence, a genomic segment contains:
- the tank gene encoding etoposide-induced protein 2.4 homolog, protein MEAIKNISLGIIYGLWDSIRGIGLLWHIDAEINKINEEKEAERRRRKREREHHRNPSPTPSSAAAMAREELKELIQQKDIPDERSINSILKGSDKNELTIKKPEKRIAKQVLKCCLLNGGFAWLSIVLFDQFVLPIVKFAISLFFSDDPSNFKSLWSFLQPILSVIFGMTWLLPIFLLSKFVSSLWFAEIANSAYRIRKGKPQLIPNFSKLIADFLFNFLVQVLFLIQSMLVNLLPIPYIGEILCFIHLSLLYSLYCFEYKWFNMGWELHRRLNYIENNWPYFLGFGIPLTVLTNMTNSIIVSSCIFSIFFPLFILSGNEAIPIVDAANFSMRLFSPVIFTSNLIFTRGGPPKLNADKLAQQKKQLLIQQGKQLEEHNLMQQHIENEYLGRSRSRQTDETPDESYNLQRQQSSRYSHSPSPSSSQYRYQQPPNQPRVPSTMRPINAFPERAQFVNTVPTITPTHIFPRAPSSASSSQHSTQTVRRR, encoded by the exons ATGGAAGCGATAAAG AACATTTCGCTTGGGATAATTTACGGCCTCTGGGATAGTATAAGAGGCATAGGGTTACTATGGCATATAGATGCagagataaataaaataaatgaggaAAAAGAGGCGGAAAGGCGACGACGGAAACGAGAAAGAGAACATCATCGTAACCCATCACCGACACCTTCGTCAGCAGCTGCAATGGCCAGAGAAGAGCTAAAGGAGTTAATACAACAAAAAGATATACCGGATGAACGAAGCATCAATAGTATATTAAAAGGTTCAGATAAGAATGAATTGACTATTAAAAAACC AGAAAAGAGGATCGCTAAACAAGTATTGAAATGTTGCCTATTGAATGGTGGTTTCGCTTGGCTTAGTATCGTTTTATTCGATCAATTTGTTTTGCCAATTGTCAAGTTCGCAATAAGTTTGTTTTTTAGCGACGATCCAtctaattttaaatctttatggAGTTTCTTACAACCCATTTTATCTGTCATTTTTGGTATGACATGGTTATTGCCCATATTTCTGCTTAGCAAATTTGTAAGCTCCTTGTGGTTCGCGGAGATCGCAAATTCCGCCTATCGTATACGGAAGGGGAAGCCCCAGCTAATACcgaatttcagcaaattaatagcagatttcctatttaattttttggtacAAGTATTGTTCCTTATACAAAGTATGCTCGTCAATTTATTACCCATACCATATATAGGTGAAATTCTATGTTTTATACATTTGAGTTTACTCTATTCATTGTATTGTTTCGAATACAAATGGTTCAACATGGGTTGGGAGCTACACCGTCGGTTGAATTATATCGAAAATAACTGGCCATATTTTCTTGGTTTTGGAATACCTTTAACCGTACTAACCAACATGACCAATTCAATTATTGTAAGCAGctgtatattttctatattttttccgCTATTCATCTTGAGTGGCAATGAAGCAATACCCATCGTCGATGCAGC CAATTTTTCAATGCGCCTTTTTTCGCCCGTGATATTTACATCTAATTTAATATTCACACGTGGAGGCCCCCCAAAGTTAAATGCAGATAAATTAGCTCAGCAGAAAAAGCAACTACTCATACAACAAGGAAAGCAGTTAGAAGAACACAATTTGATGCAACAGCATATAGAAAATGAATATTTAGGACGTAGTCGTAGTCGGCAAACTGATGAAACGCCAGATGAATCTTACAATTTACAACGCCAACAGTCATCACGCTACTCTCATTCACCGTCACCAAGCTCAAGCCAATATCGTTACCAACAGCCACCAAACCAACCCCGAGTACCATCAACAATGCGCCCCATAAATGCTTTTCCTGAACGCGCTCAGTTCGTGAATACAGTTCCAACAATTACACCTACACATATTTTCCCGAGAGCGCCATCATCTGCCAGCTCATCTCAACATTCAACACAAACAGTTCGTCGCAGGTAG